TCGATTTGCTGGCCATTGAGAATCCGGCAATTCATTGTCTAACAATTTAAGCGCAGCAGCAGCCCTTGAATCCAACGGTACCATAAAATCTCGTTCCATCACCGGTGCTTGGTCCTTGGGCAAACCATTAATGGAATACAATCCAGGTTCATAAGCTGTACCTTTGGGCACTATTCGTTTGGTTTTTACAGCAGGGCCTTGCGGCCTACTGAACCGACAAACCATACCGTCCTCTCCTGCCCATCTGGAAAGGTAAAAGACAGGAAGATAGTGGTGCTTATGTGGATTGCTCATCGCCGATGATCCATTGAAAATCTAGCCCAATGCTAGCGAATTATAGATATGACGCTTTGCACTATTTTCCAGGGTAGGCACGCAAAAGATGGCGTGCACGGCTTGATTATTGTGACCGCATTTTGGAGTGTTTCTCAAGCGGCCTTGATGTGGAACCACCGGACGTGAGCCCGGTGGTCCCAGCCTATCTGAGCGATGCAGACTAACTATCCCGTGATTGGATGTGGCAGGCGACGTTCAGTCGCCGCGCGCGCAAGCTCATCCCAGATTTGAGTTTCAAGTTTCCGCGCGTCGGCTCCCTCAACTGTCTCCACATAAGCCTGGAGCTCAATCAAAAGTCCTGCGAGGTCATCATTTGCCTGATCAAGCTCACTGACCTTGACGCTTGGATCGCTGGTGGCGGCGGCTGCTTCAACACGAGAACGCAAATCGCCGGTCGGCAAAATACCTGCAGCTCCAGCAAAGATACTGCGCATCGCCGCATTCTCCTGAACACGAATGTCAGCGGCGCGCTCAAACTCCGTTGCTGTTTGAAACATCATCAACCCAATCACCGACGAGCTGCCAACCGCATATTCAGACGACAAGTGAGGCGCGATATCGGTAAGAATACGCTCGAACGAGCGCATCATCACTGTTTGAACATTAGGCTTCATGACCGGCCCTCCGCTTTAATGAGATCAGGCATCCACCCGATCAGCTGACGATTGTGAACGTCTGTGCAGTACCAGCTGGAAAAAGCCATGATTGGGTCAACATTGTTGCCTTCTTCATATTCTTTGCCCGCAGAAATCCAGATCGCCAACCCTTTCACAGCAGAGAAGACTTCCCACCAGCGAAGGGCAATCGGGTCGATTTCAATCCCTGAATGTTCCGACCAGATGGCGAGAGCCTTATCGCGGTCAATCATGCTGCCAGGGCGGGGATCATTGAAGGCCCAGAGCGGATCAGCCGCCCAGGCAATGTCCTCCAGCGGGTCTCCCAGATGGCACATTTCCCAATCAAGAATTGTCTTGAGGTCACCTGCCTCATTGTACAGGAAGTTGCCAGTGCGATAGTCCCCGTGCACCACAGAGATCTTCTTCGGCGGTGGCGGTGGGTTGCGCCTTAGCCAGCGAATAGCGCCTTTGGCAATCGGCTGGGGACAGAGAGCATCCCCATCAATCTCCCCCTCCCAGTAATCGAGCGCTACTTTCCAACACGTATCTGCTGCGGGGTAGTCCGCCGCATCTGCAAACCCGATCGCGGACGGGTCATGGCCCGCAATCGTGCCCAGATGACGCCAGAACTGCTCACCAATGGTGTCGGCGAGCGGCCCATAGGGGTCAGGCCCAAACGGCGACGCTGCTTGGGCATTCTCAATCTGCTCCATGACGAAGAAAGGACGCTCAAGCCACTTCTCATCCGTCTCCAAATAGAGCGGTTCAGGAACTGGCAGGCCGGTCGGATGGAAGGCCCGATAAGCGTTGAACTCAACGTCCCGTTCCGTCTCAATCAGACTTGCTTCCGGATCGCGACGCAGAATGAGCGCCCTCTCCTTCTGCGTGCCGCCTTCTGTCCAACTGGCCCGAAACCGATATGTCTCCCGGCTCGCGCCACCATGAATGCGCGACAGATCACTAACCTCAAAATCACTTCCTGCCGGGTTCTTATGCGCCAGATAGGCGGCGGTCTTTTGTGCAATATCTTCCATCGATCAGGGCGCCATATCTAAAAGGTCTGAGAAACCGGAAGGCTCATGACGGCCCATGATCAACTGCTCAAGGATGCCTGAACCATTCTTCACCTCACCATCTGGCAAAGTCATCTTGGCTTCCACAAAAGCCTGAATATGAAGGTAAGGCGGCATGGAGTCGGTAATGTCAGCTGTCTTGATCGTGTCATACCCCACTTCCAACTCACCATGCAGGCTGCCATGCCCCCAAACAGGGTTCATGTAGCCAAGACCGGTCATGTAAAAGTTCCACTTCGGCGTGAGCTCAATGAAGGTCTTTTCGCGTTTGTAGTTTTCCATCTCAATGGTCGCGGACTTTGCAAAGCGCGTTCCGGATTGAAACTCCAGGTTGGACCAGCAAGAACGCGTATGTTCCGGCTCCGCATCCCCCAGACCACAAATCACCGCCGCCGTGTTCCATGGCTCTCCACTCGCATAAGTGTTGAGGTGATAGAGCGAAATACAGTCGTCGAAATTAAGCGGCGCCCAGAGCCAGTAGAATTGTGGTTCCTGGGCTGGTGCGACAGGTTGGGCATCTGCAGCACCAATCGGCCGTGTCCCCCAGGATCGATCGCGCGTGCCCACAAAGGCATCGCGGTTCACTTCAATTCGGTCGCCATTGACCTCAATCCATCCCTCCCAAGTGATGTTCTGGGTCATCCGCGTCACATCCATCATGGCCCGTGAGCCGTTGCGGGTGATGAAACGCGGTTCTTCAATCGGCTGCGCGCGTGCATGGAACGTCAGGTCAGCACTGATCCCATGTTCGTTTTCATCAACAATCAAACGCACAGACTGTAGCGGTTCAATGATCTCAACCGCGATCGGCCCGACTTTCGTGTTGAGGCGCTCCGAATGCAGGATGCGAGAAGCATGGAGATTGTGCTGCACGCCTTCATGCACCACACAGAAAGAGGCATCCATCACATTCAGATGCGGGTAGACCCCAAGTGCTGCTGCAAAGAACTGAGAGCCATCTTTGGTATATCCGTTGAAAAAATACCGATCATAGAAGTTCCTATCAGTGCCAGAATAGGCAATCGGTTCCGGCGTCTGATGTATTGGATATTCATCACCTTTGGTGAGCATGAGCCTCTCCCTGAAGTTCTTTCTCGCGGCTTTTCGCCTGCGCTTTTTGCTGAGCATGACAAACAGAGCCCTCAAGTCAAATGCTATGCCTGCCCCTGCGTCGGTGGCACTCATATCGACTCACGAATTGGAACGCGTACACTCACACCGATTGTTTTGTAGACCTATGGATGGAGAGATCTTCATGAAACTCTGGCTGATGCTCGGCGCACTTAATGGTTTTCTGACCGTTGGCTTTGGCGCTTTTGGCGCCCATGGATTGAAAGCCCGCGCGAGCGCCACAGATCTCGCCGCCTTTGAGACCGGCGCTCAATATCACATGACACACGCACTAGCTCTGCTTGCCGTCGCCTGGGTTGCGTCTATTGCACCTTCAACATTGGCAACAACAGCCGGCTGGGCTTTCACCTTTGGTATTCTCCTCTTCTCAGGGTCACTCTACTTTTTAGGGATAACCGGCAGCCGCTCATTGGTTCTCATCACGCCCATCGGCGGCACCGCGTTTATGATCGGCTGGTTCTGTCTCGCCATCGCCGCCTACCGCCTCACGTAAGGGCCCCACTGGACATCCATCACGCCCTTCCCTATTTTATAGACCACGGTCTATTTATGGGTTCGAGTTCTCCAAATAGCAGAGAGCGCGGCCCCAGCACCGTTTCGGGGAGGAAACGCGCTTGGCTGGAGAAAACATCCTTGTAATCGGCGCAGGCATCGCGGGGCTCAATGCCGCTCTTGCGCTGAGCAAGCCAGGGCGCACCGTCACATTGATTGAGCGCGACCCACCACCGCCTGATGCGTCTGCCGATGCTGCATTCGAGGTATGGGAACGCCGGGGCGTCGGGCACCTGCGCCACAGCCATGCGTTCCTCGCGCGACTTTATCTGCTTCTGCGCGAAAAATACCCGGACCTCCTGCAGGAACTTCTCGGTGCGGGATGTCGTGAACTGCGTTTTGAGGATGGCATCCCCACCACCCTGCGCGACAGCTACGTTCCCGAACCAGAGGATGACGACCTCACGATCCTGACCAGCAGACGCACGACACTTGAGTTCATCATGCGGCGCTATGCAGCAACCCTGCCCGGCATCACCTTTATGACCGGCACACGGGTGAAAGGATTGAGACAGGACCGGGCGACTGACGGCACGCCCATGATCACCGGCGTAACCACTGACAATCAGGGCCAGGACCAAAATCTTGCCGCTGACCTTGTCGTTGATGCAGGCGGAAAAAATGCGCTGGGCATGGATTGGCTGAAGGCGTCCGGGATCCAGGTACGCCAGGACGTCGAAGGCGCTGGCATCCTCTATTACACCCGCCATTATCGGCTTCGCCCAGGCCAGGAAGAGCCTCCCCGTAGCAAGCTGCCGAATGGTGCTGATCTTGGATACATCAAGTATGGCGTCTTTCCCGCCGACAATGGCTGTTTCTCCATCACGCTGGCAGTGCCGGAAGTGGAGATGGAGATCCGCCGTCGTATTGTGCATCCGGAAGTTTTCGACACGATCTGCCGGTCGCTACCCGCCATGGCACCCTGGATCGAAGAAACACGCGTGGAACCCAAATCCAAAGTCTATGGAATGGGCGAATTAAAAAGCCAATGGCGCCACCTGATAGAAGATGGGCAACCTGTGGTGTTGAACTATTTCCCTATGGGCGACAATCTCATCCGCACAAATCCGCTGTATGGCCGCGGCTGCTCCTTTGCCGCTGTTGAGGCGCAGGCCCTCGCCAATGCAATTGATGCGACCGACGACCCGGCAGAACGTGCTCGCCGCTATCACACAGAAGTCACGCAGGAAGTCCGTCCTTACTATGACAGCATGTTGAAGCAGGACCGGGCGGCCATAAGACGCGCCGCGAACGGCTTGAACCCGGACTACGAAGCCGGTCTCAAAGCACGACTGGCAAAAAGCTTCATCGAAGATGCGATCAACATCGCACTGAGGTCAGATGTCGACCTGCTGCGCGAAGCCATGCACGGCTTCCATATGTTAAGCCACCCGGACGCCTGGCTGAAAAACCCGAAAAACTTTTTCAAAGTCATGCGCGCGTGGGCACGCGGCAAAAAGCGTAACAAGGCGTTCTACCTACCGCGCATTGGCCCGAACCGCAAAGAGATGTTTGAGCTACTGGAGCTCTCCCCTACGGTGGACTGGGAAACATACAAAAAAGCGGCATGAGCCCGCTCAATCAAAAAGAACAACAGGGAATGATCATGGTCGATTTCGCCAATCCACGTTTTGTGAAAACCAATGGCCTCAACATGGCGGTCTTTGAAGAAGGCGAAGGCCTGCCCGTCATTTTCTGTCACGGCTTTCCGGAGCTCGGATATTCCTGGCGCCACCAGGTTCCCGCTGTCGCTGCGGCCGGTTTCCATGCCATCGCTCCTGATCAGCGCGGCTATGGGCAGACCGTCGGCCCGAAAGGCGAAGATGCCGTTGACCAATATGACATGGAACATCTGCTGGGTGATCTCATCGGCATGATGGATGAAATGGGTCTGGAAAAGGCCATCTTCTGCGGCCACGACTGGGGCGGGTTTGTTGTCTGGCAGATGGCGTTACACCACCCAGACCGGGTCGCAGGCGTCATCGGCGTCAACACGCCTTTTACACCGCGCTCGCCCATGGACCCAATCGCACTCATGCGCGCAGCCTTTGGGGAAGACATGTACATCGTCTTCTTCCAGAAATTCGGCATCGCCGAAGCCCTCTTTCAGCAGGACATCGAGAAAACCATGCGCTTCTGGTACCGGAAAAGCGGCATCACGCTCGCTGAATATGATGCGCAGCCGGAAGAGAATAAAAAGCTCGCGTTGGGTGAAGCCTTCAAAACACCAGAAAGCGAATGGATGGGCGAACAGCTGCTCACACCAGAAGAGTTCGACTATTACGTGAGTGCTTTCAAAAAGTCAGGCTATGAGGGCGGCATCAACTGGTATCGAAACTTCACCCGCAATTGGGAGAAGTCGGAAGGCATTGAAGAAAAGATCAATGTCCCCTGCCTCATGATCTCCGCAGCCAATGACATTGTACTCCGCCCCGAAATGGCAGACGGCATGGAGACCTACATTCCCGATCTCGAGAAACACA
The DNA window shown above is from Parvibaculaceae bacterium PLY_AMNH_Bact1 and carries:
- a CDS encoding FAD-dependent oxidoreductase (Derived by automated computational analysis using gene prediction method: Protein Homology. GO_function: GO:0016491 - oxidoreductase activity [Evidence IEA]); this encodes MAGENILVIGAGIAGLNAALALSKPGRTVTLIERDPPPPDASADAAFEVWERRGVGHLRHSHAFLARLYLLLREKYPDLLQELLGAGCRELRFEDGIPTTLRDSYVPEPEDDDLTILTSRRTTLEFIMRRYAATLPGITFMTGTRVKGLRQDRATDGTPMITGVTTDNQGQDQNLAADLVVDAGGKNALGMDWLKASGIQVRQDVEGAGILYYTRHYRLRPGQEEPPRSKLPNGADLGYIKYGVFPADNGCFSITLAVPEVEMEIRRRIVHPEVFDTICRSLPAMAPWIEETRVEPKSKVYGMGELKSQWRHLIEDGQPVVLNYFPMGDNLIRTNPLYGRGCSFAAVEAQALANAIDATDDPAERARRYHTEVTQEVRPYYDSMLKQDRAAIRRAANGLNPDYEAGLKARLAKSFIEDAINIALRSDVDLLREAMHGFHMLSHPDAWLKNPKNFFKVMRAWARGKKRNKAFYLPRIGPNRKEMFELLELSPTVDWETYKKAA
- a CDS encoding hypothetical protein (Derived by automated computational analysis using gene prediction method: Protein Homology.) encodes the protein MLTKGDEYPIHQTPEPIAYSGTDRNFYDRYFFNGYTKDGSQFFAAALGVYPHLNVMDASFCVVHEGVQHNLHASRILHSERLNTKVGPIAVEIIEPLQSVRLIVDENEHGISADLTFHARAQPIEEPRFITRNGSRAMMDVTRMTQNITWEGWIEVNGDRIEVNRDAFVGTRDRSWGTRPIGAADAQPVAPAQEPQFYWLWAPLNFDDCISLYHLNTYASGEPWNTAAVICGLGDAEPEHTRSCWSNLEFQSGTRFAKSATIEMENYKREKTFIELTPKWNFYMTGLGYMNPVWGHGSLHGELEVGYDTIKTADITDSMPPYLHIQAFVEAKMTLPDGEVKNGSGILEQLIMGRHEPSGFSDLLDMAP
- a CDS encoding phosphotransferase family protein (Derived by automated computational analysis using gene prediction method: Protein Homology.) gives rise to the protein MEDIAQKTAAYLAHKNPAGSDFEVSDLSRIHGGASRETYRFRASWTEGGTQKERALILRRDPEASLIETERDVEFNAYRAFHPTGLPVPEPLYLETDEKWLERPFFVMEQIENAQAASPFGPDPYGPLADTIGEQFWRHLGTIAGHDPSAIGFADAADYPAADTCWKVALDYWEGEIDGDALCPQPIAKGAIRWLRRNPPPPPKKISVVHGDYRTGNFLYNEAGDLKTILDWEMCHLGDPLEDIAWAADPLWAFNDPRPGSMIDRDKALAIWSEHSGIEIDPIALRWWEVFSAVKGLAIWISAGKEYEEGNNVDPIMAFSSWYCTDVHNRQLIGWMPDLIKAEGRS
- a CDS encoding DUF423 domain-containing protein (Derived by automated computational analysis using gene prediction method: Protein Homology.) encodes the protein MKLWLMLGALNGFLTVGFGAFGAHGLKARASATDLAAFETGAQYHMTHALALLAVAWVASIAPSTLATTAGWAFTFGILLFSGSLYFLGITGSRSLVLITPIGGTAFMIGWFCLAIAAYRLT
- a CDS encoding hypothetical protein (Derived by automated computational analysis using gene prediction method: GeneMarkS-2+.), with product MKPNVQTVMMRSFERILTDIAPHLSSEYAVGSSSVIGLMMFQTATEFERAADIRVQENAAMRSIFAGAAGILPTGDLRSRVEAAAATSDPSVKVSELDQANDDLAGLLIELQAYVETVEGADARKLETQIWDELARAATERRLPHPITG
- a CDS encoding alpha/beta hydrolase (Derived by automated computational analysis using gene prediction method: Protein Homology.), with product MSPLNQKEQQGMIMVDFANPRFVKTNGLNMAVFEEGEGLPVIFCHGFPELGYSWRHQVPAVAAAGFHAIAPDQRGYGQTVGPKGEDAVDQYDMEHLLGDLIGMMDEMGLEKAIFCGHDWGGFVVWQMALHHPDRVAGVIGVNTPFTPRSPMDPIALMRAAFGEDMYIVFFQKFGIAEALFQQDIEKTMRFWYRKSGITLAEYDAQPEENKKLALGEAFKTPESEWMGEQLLTPEEFDYYVSAFKKSGYEGGINWYRNFTRNWEKSEGIEEKINVPCLMISAANDIVLRPEMADGMETYIPDLEKHIIPDCGHWTQSEKPDELNALITDWLKRRFT